One part of the Enterococcus sp. DIV1094 genome encodes these proteins:
- a CDS encoding pilin N-terminal domain-containing protein: MSNGKNKYSILFISLFVLLFIFNGLTTPVYAEDGNFQLTIVKYKLSAQDIDKDLLPAEPTDKLETDITDESGQALAPFPGIRYRIVKVTPSNNSSDPFTEISGVEPIEITTGTNGQATISLSEGLYEITELANDELASPAEPVVVQLPAITDEGTRLEELFVYPKSSVLVSPVEGIDPPTSPARAGQTSPKRIPQTGGALSSLFPIYLTIALIVFLGIVVIVNFRPKRKKKP, translated from the coding sequence ATGAGTAATGGAAAAAACAAATACTCTATTTTATTTATTTCTCTTTTCGTTCTACTATTTATTTTCAATGGTTTGACTACTCCTGTCTACGCCGAAGATGGCAACTTTCAACTGACTATTGTCAAATACAAACTTTCAGCACAAGATATCGACAAGGATCTCTTACCTGCTGAACCAACAGACAAATTGGAAACGGATATCACAGACGAAAGTGGTCAAGCGTTGGCGCCATTTCCTGGTATTCGTTATCGGATCGTTAAGGTTACTCCTAGTAATAACAGTTCTGACCCTTTTACTGAAATTTCAGGAGTCGAACCAATCGAAATAACTACAGGAACAAATGGTCAAGCGACTATTTCATTATCTGAAGGGTTGTACGAGATCACAGAACTGGCAAATGATGAATTAGCTTCCCCAGCTGAACCAGTCGTTGTACAATTGCCAGCCATTACAGATGAAGGAACTCGCTTAGAAGAATTATTTGTTTATCCAAAATCAAGTGTACTCGTTTCTCCTGTTGAAGGGATCGATCCCCCAACGAGTCCAGCTCGAGCGGGCCAAACTTCACCAAAAAGGATTCCACAAACAGGTGGTGCACTCAGTTCACTTTTTCCGATCTATTTAACGATTGCTCTTATTGTTTTTCTTGGTATTGTCGTAATCGTTAATTTTAGACCTAAAAGGAAAAAGAAACCTTAG
- a CDS encoding aldo/keto reductase — MYVADKTRYENMQYRKSGQSGLKLPLLSLGLWQNFGDYDPISKQREILRGAFDLGITHFDLANNYGGPAGAAEKNFGQIFKEDFKPYRDELIISSKAGYYMWEGPYGDWGSRKSIIASCDQSLQRMGLEYVDIFYHHRPDPETPLEETAEALMQLVRQGKALYIGISNYNGADTQRMTEILRKKDAPFVIHQMRYNMFSRELLENDLAPVLEENGLGAITFSPLAQGLLTNRYLHGIPEDSRAHRKEIPFLSEEQIEPTLRKISRLQEIAEARGQTLAQMALAWNVRQPSVTSVLVGASRLTQLQESVKMMDCLGFSTEEEAKIEAILAE, encoded by the coding sequence ATGTACGTGGCGGATAAAACACGTTATGAAAACATGCAGTACCGAAAGAGTGGGCAATCAGGCTTGAAATTACCCTTACTATCATTAGGGTTATGGCAAAATTTCGGCGACTATGATCCAATCAGTAAGCAACGTGAAATATTGCGAGGAGCTTTTGATTTAGGGATCACTCATTTTGACTTAGCCAATAACTATGGCGGACCAGCTGGGGCAGCGGAGAAAAACTTTGGGCAGATTTTTAAAGAGGACTTCAAACCGTATCGTGACGAATTGATCATTTCGAGTAAAGCTGGCTATTATATGTGGGAAGGACCATACGGTGATTGGGGCTCTCGCAAATCGATCATTGCCAGCTGTGATCAAAGCTTGCAACGGATGGGCTTAGAATATGTTGATATTTTCTATCATCATCGCCCAGATCCGGAAACACCCTTGGAAGAAACTGCTGAGGCGTTGATGCAATTGGTCCGCCAAGGGAAGGCACTTTATATCGGTATCTCTAACTATAATGGGGCTGATACACAACGTATGACGGAGATTTTACGTAAGAAAGACGCCCCATTTGTCATCCATCAAATGCGCTACAATATGTTTTCAAGAGAATTGTTAGAAAACGATTTAGCGCCAGTTCTTGAAGAAAATGGTTTAGGAGCGATCACGTTCAGTCCATTAGCACAAGGCTTATTAACGAATCGCTACTTACATGGTATTCCGGAAGACTCCCGCGCGCACCGGAAAGAAATCCCATTTCTTTCAGAGGAACAAATCGAGCCGACCTTACGAAAAATCAGTCGCCTGCAAGAAATTGCAGAGGCGAGAGGACAAACATTGGCACAAATGGCATTGGCTTGGAATGTCCGACAACCATCCGTTACGAGTGTATTAGTTGGCGCAAGCCGTCTCACCCAATTACAGGAAAGTGTCAAAATGATGGACTGTCTAGGATTTTCGACTGAAGAAGAAGCAAAAATCGAAGCAATTCTAGCAGAGTAA
- the msrA gene encoding peptide-methionine (S)-S-oxide reductase MsrA → MKKDEEITTLYNLILNPNTRDWEREQLIKAKEELATSGSLKEVLDRLEVSFRPLALRQNLTPDVMDFYLRMVGDPLGEAQYDFAQHEITDATVQERAVFAGGCFWCMVEPFETQEGIISVLSGYTGGDVTQPNYDQVSGGYTGHVEAVEIIFDTRKISYQDLVEIYWQVTDPTDEFGQFQDRGVQYRPIIFVQNEEQRKIAEASRQALSESGRYAKPIVTSILPAQPFWPAENYHQQFYRKQPKRYKKIKQTRHQLAVMQKLTKVWRKPKN, encoded by the coding sequence ATGAAGAAAGATGAGGAAATCACGACGCTCTATAATTTGATTTTAAACCCTAACACACGCGACTGGGAGCGAGAACAGCTAATCAAGGCGAAAGAAGAATTAGCAACTTCTGGTTCTTTGAAAGAAGTTCTTGACCGGTTAGAAGTTTCTTTCCGACCATTGGCATTACGACAAAATCTGACGCCAGACGTCATGGATTTTTATTTGCGTATGGTAGGTGACCCGTTAGGTGAGGCGCAGTATGATTTTGCTCAACATGAGATAACCGATGCGACTGTGCAAGAACGAGCAGTATTTGCTGGCGGTTGTTTTTGGTGCATGGTGGAACCTTTTGAGACACAAGAAGGGATTATTTCTGTCTTATCCGGCTACACAGGAGGAGATGTAACACAGCCAAATTATGACCAAGTCAGTGGTGGCTACACTGGACATGTCGAGGCTGTGGAAATCATTTTTGATACTCGAAAAATCAGCTATCAGGACTTGGTCGAGATTTATTGGCAAGTGACTGATCCTACAGATGAATTTGGTCAATTCCAAGATCGTGGTGTCCAATATCGTCCAATCATCTTTGTCCAAAATGAAGAGCAACGAAAAATTGCTGAAGCATCAAGACAAGCACTGAGTGAATCTGGGCGGTACGCAAAGCCGATTGTTACATCTATCTTGCCAGCACAACCTTTTTGGCCAGCAGAAAATTATCATCAGCAATTTTATCGTAAGCAACCAAAACGCTACAAAAAAATAAAACAGACACGCCATCAATTAGCAGTTATGCAAAAATTAACGAAGGTGTGGAGAAAACCAAAGAATTGA
- a CDS encoding SpaH/EbpB family LPXTG-anchored major pilin: MKKKFFSVRQLSKLLFTTLLLSAGLSSGSNLLLQDNQIIHAETLDNAIANETSQRTLTIWKYAITDFSQLEPRGDGTVTNPSRELIPGIQFKVERVNKINGGASLTDPKVQTLGTDYEIDSTFTAQTITTDSTGKAILDLGTGRANDGIYLVTELPDNRTGADLAATDGKKIETPVYPFFVYIPQTSRSDLSSLIYDVQVEPKNILEDLLHPDKTINDKKGDSVQAGQTFRWELTTNLPAGLWQIASQTGTIDILDETGNAVDSVEMVAGQPIVYRNGSNLVQPNFSMVDELNSDLTYIPDSAKMQVRQAGGEWIDLASEDYTVSFESSTNTVTTTLTEAGLSKVGSVANGYTDIRTLLSTHVPEGWNNIVENTFTVNHQIPGQRPKSTTPPETTNPKYYTGGFDIEKMEENSEEGLAGAEFKLAISESNANNKIFIASNGNSYAEDANLPTGVTFLTTTSDENGHATFDGLALDWTDANDNNYVENGEVSRDYWVVETTAPQGYELLKEAQRVTVDLTTADDATIELTVLNRPQTSLPFTGGTGRTALISVALIAIVAGATVSFLYKKWKQA; the protein is encoded by the coding sequence ATGAAGAAAAAATTTTTTTCAGTAAGACAATTATCTAAGCTATTATTTACCACTTTGTTATTATCCGCTGGTTTATCTTCAGGTAGCAATTTATTATTACAGGATAACCAAATCATCCATGCCGAAACCTTGGACAATGCAATAGCAAATGAAACATCCCAGCGTACATTAACGATTTGGAAATATGCAATCACTGATTTCAGCCAACTAGAGCCTCGCGGTGACGGTACCGTCACCAATCCAAGTCGAGAGTTGATCCCTGGAATCCAGTTTAAAGTAGAGCGTGTGAACAAGATAAACGGTGGCGCTTCTTTGACCGATCCAAAAGTACAAACCTTAGGAACGGATTATGAAATCGATTCCACTTTTACTGCACAGACGATCACAACAGATAGTACAGGAAAAGCCATTCTTGATTTAGGTACCGGTCGTGCCAATGATGGGATCTATTTAGTTACTGAATTGCCAGATAATCGTACAGGCGCTGATTTAGCCGCTACCGATGGGAAAAAGATTGAAACGCCTGTTTATCCATTCTTTGTGTATATTCCACAAACCAGCCGTTCAGATCTATCTTCGTTGATTTATGATGTTCAAGTTGAGCCCAAAAACATTTTGGAAGATTTGCTTCACCCAGACAAGACTATCAATGATAAAAAAGGTGATTCGGTACAAGCTGGGCAAACCTTTAGATGGGAATTAACAACGAACCTCCCTGCCGGTCTCTGGCAAATCGCAAGCCAAACAGGCACTATTGACATTTTAGATGAAACCGGGAATGCGGTGGATTCGGTTGAGATGGTCGCAGGACAACCCATCGTTTATCGTAATGGTAGCAATTTAGTACAACCAAATTTTTCGATGGTGGACGAACTGAACAGTGATCTGACCTATATTCCTGACAGCGCCAAAATGCAAGTAAGACAAGCTGGCGGAGAATGGATCGATTTAGCATCTGAGGATTACACCGTTTCATTTGAAAGTAGTACAAATACAGTAACCACTACCTTGACAGAGGCAGGGCTGAGCAAAGTGGGATCGGTAGCAAACGGTTATACGGATATTCGGACCTTATTGAGTACCCATGTTCCTGAAGGTTGGAACAATATCGTTGAAAACACCTTTACCGTCAACCACCAGATTCCTGGGCAGCGTCCAAAAAGTACGACGCCTCCAGAAACAACAAATCCAAAGTACTATACCGGTGGTTTTGATATTGAAAAAATGGAAGAAAATAGCGAAGAAGGCCTAGCTGGTGCAGAGTTCAAACTTGCCATATCAGAAAGCAATGCAAACAATAAAATTTTTATTGCCAGTAACGGAAATAGTTATGCGGAAGATGCCAATCTACCAACAGGTGTCACCTTCTTAACAACGACTTCCGATGAAAATGGCCACGCTACGTTTGATGGATTAGCCTTAGATTGGACAGATGCGAATGACAATAACTATGTGGAAAATGGTGAAGTCTCACGGGATTACTGGGTAGTCGAAACAACCGCTCCACAAGGCTACGAGTTATTAAAAGAAGCACAAAGAGTCACCGTTGACTTAACTACCGCAGATGATGCCACCATTGAGCTGACTGTCCTCAACCGGCCACAAACAAGCTTACCCTTTACAGGTGGGACGGGAAGAACTGCATTGATCTCAGTTGCACTCATCGCCATTGTGGCTGGTGCAACAGTAAGCTTTCTCTACAAAAAATGGAAGCAAGCATAA
- a CDS encoding SpaA isopeptide-forming pilin-related protein, with amino-acid sequence MNSRFSSLKVKPPMLIVVALAIILGIIVKLIIIGGLLRAQEDATLVEVTNSDQTMLTKDNQISDDPAMITIRSSENRLLVLPASEDYAISFSQDGREQPIPLYPADSFVQDEELLRLGIGELPADTVEDATDQTTDETTESTSETTAEAVELATASDVIQVASAEDSSQAMTYLRLVKDQPVTLVFREPTKDMSIVLTDVYSQNYQTLFQWLLPEEPTNETVTTNEPPSEESVVEEEPTEGTAETTQDESTEGTGEPDQEDPSNSSPPPFEADTSYENILVVETEETDLELDELLAGDYQEEDSLVTPRLAADAAEEINATTTNPITISDAKLTVATGTASFDNNDDPGYDSSPDNNIVRSNDQIFYRLGFSIQALPTSNYTNIRYRVISTLPNTSTLVDGAPFINGEISNGTFIDSGQGDGTVISQGAIESTIHESGQVFVPVSINTFAAKNGTVLKPTFELQLIDAFNEETGQIETFNQSYTDEQLPALDAPETIVSSTASIAAQLIRGETTDYQIYDPNATEDDLVYNIGLIIRLNNLSDRIPGDIRGSAYPEGPISFDLKQSVTSTKNGAISPVDPSLYDSSQTRFFSVTNADRSDANWQATSAGNPYVSTFDPSLLRDSLAVPHGKTEMIYYNEPVGDRTKIGVFDSGNLAVSLGNYQETWQIDNYVGIKNPYTYTTAGNTFTNQSFVSAEFIYNWNDTKLKQLMVDNQWEYYTLNLNIPSLTYDGNTVTNNASLNFSSFYIPPGAMTAGPNIVDFNLPDPITNRRTTGMNQDIGFGSWADNIGKPLLMRGQKTYIGGWHIQFNPPENTKSDQIIQWNTNGYRYDDSRQPYNQQTEPDNSTRPYLTYGVRNNGEAMPSLTVPTTIQLAEAYTWYPTVEEAQAAGKIGAVRFQFPLNVETGLSNWNGVPVTVIGDPGSKDANGDPYVVLSSAGLKTADSTLIRSLPGSAGTTFIPAIWNADGSDIAVPYNTTTGVPAYVIGTNAFIQDFGITTSTEVEKSLYQTTEPIAIKVRGSLEGSEEISYDTALNTTLPIGINYLAGSAKDAHDHPLPDPYITENEDGTTTLRWVFPNSSLATGTEVNFLAESDMSKLTFNDLGITPPLVVRTIGEMWVSDEPSLQDTRSELSRSSQDQFVEELIQILSLNKRVDKVAIEEGNHEMAPLTSADAETAFTYTIASTNSATQLAQDFRLLDVLPYNGDSRGSSFNGTLEVASVSVDTTGEYQIYYTTSEIDDTINPNAVDLSGWSQYMPGSSSPNEIQQARAIMLTKDNLAVGETVTLSITVQPDGQLAGDHYENIATMNALVDLPVHSQKTVTHVYGRDLSGIVWEDTNRDGLFNNDEVLLPDIPVKLYRTSSLHPDEITDVLVEHDLKGNVLIDELGNSTVTTDAEGKYIFKHLPEGIYVVEFQIEDKIQRREIAVTTPMVGSDPAINSKAHQTNFKTNEYLAEPLENLPGMTTSEDPVFHIPHLNLGILSTLGDIYLYKFETGTTQDENNDGQPDIDEENQLVGGTKLAGAEFVLQEKETGDAVQTMTTDANGRIYFEDIPFGEYELIETKAPEGYELLKQQIDVTVDADNMVVHLFAEDDLITEFPFAGNNSIMQLLLIIAASLSLVGLIGVGVKYSREGMERKKGGAKKDE; translated from the coding sequence ATGAATTCTAGATTTTCTAGCCTCAAAGTAAAACCTCCGATGTTAATAGTCGTTGCTTTAGCGATTATCCTCGGTATAATCGTTAAACTCATTATTATAGGGGGACTACTTCGAGCCCAAGAAGACGCAACTTTAGTTGAAGTCACCAATAGTGACCAAACAATGCTGACCAAAGATAACCAAATTTCGGATGATCCTGCAATGATCACGATCAGAAGTAGCGAAAATCGCCTGCTCGTTCTTCCAGCAAGTGAAGATTATGCGATTTCCTTTTCCCAAGATGGTAGAGAGCAACCGATTCCTCTCTACCCTGCTGATTCCTTTGTGCAGGACGAAGAATTACTTCGCTTAGGCATCGGCGAACTACCGGCTGACACAGTAGAAGATGCAACGGATCAAACTACCGATGAGACAACAGAATCCACTAGCGAAACAACAGCTGAAGCAGTTGAATTAGCAACAGCCAGTGATGTCATTCAGGTGGCGTCCGCCGAAGATTCTTCACAAGCAATGACTTATTTGCGTCTAGTGAAAGATCAACCCGTCACTCTTGTCTTTCGTGAACCGACTAAAGATATGAGTATCGTCTTGACGGATGTCTACTCACAAAATTATCAAACCCTGTTCCAATGGTTGCTACCAGAAGAGCCTACGAACGAAACGGTAACGACAAACGAGCCGCCTTCTGAAGAAAGTGTGGTTGAGGAAGAACCGACTGAGGGAACAGCAGAAACTACTCAAGATGAGTCGACTGAGGGAACAGGAGAGCCTGATCAAGAAGATCCTAGTAACTCCTCTCCCCCACCCTTTGAAGCAGATACATCTTATGAAAATATCTTAGTTGTAGAAACAGAAGAAACAGACTTAGAACTAGATGAGCTTTTAGCAGGTGATTATCAGGAAGAAGATTCTTTAGTCACACCGAGGTTAGCGGCAGATGCTGCTGAAGAAATCAATGCAACAACGACGAATCCAATCACGATCTCTGATGCAAAATTAACGGTAGCGACAGGAACGGCAAGCTTCGATAACAATGACGATCCTGGCTATGATAGTTCTCCGGACAATAACATTGTCCGCTCCAATGATCAAATTTTCTATCGTCTCGGTTTTTCGATCCAAGCGTTACCGACAAGCAACTATACCAACATTCGTTACCGGGTGATCAGTACCTTGCCGAATACATCTACTTTAGTAGATGGTGCCCCTTTTATCAATGGCGAAATCAGTAACGGAACCTTTATTGATTCAGGGCAAGGCGATGGTACAGTCATTTCTCAAGGTGCGATCGAGTCGACAATCCACGAGTCTGGTCAAGTCTTTGTCCCAGTCTCTATCAACACTTTCGCAGCAAAGAACGGTACAGTTTTGAAACCGACATTTGAATTACAGCTCATTGATGCGTTCAATGAAGAGACAGGGCAAATCGAAACATTTAATCAAAGTTATACGGATGAACAATTACCTGCATTAGATGCTCCTGAAACAATCGTCTCTTCTACCGCATCAATTGCTGCTCAATTGATCCGAGGAGAAACAACCGACTATCAAATCTACGATCCTAATGCTACGGAAGATGATCTCGTTTATAATATTGGTTTGATCATCCGATTAAATAATTTATCTGATCGTATCCCAGGAGATATCCGTGGCTCTGCCTATCCAGAAGGGCCTATCAGCTTTGATCTCAAACAAAGCGTTACCAGTACAAAAAATGGAGCGATTTCTCCAGTTGATCCAAGTCTATACGACTCATCTCAAACACGATTCTTTTCGGTAACAAATGCGGATCGATCTGATGCCAATTGGCAAGCAACCTCCGCAGGCAATCCCTATGTGAGTACCTTTGATCCATCTCTACTAAGAGATTCGTTAGCTGTGCCACATGGAAAAACTGAAATGATCTATTATAACGAACCAGTAGGAGATCGAACAAAAATCGGAGTGTTTGATTCCGGAAATTTAGCAGTCAGCTTAGGAAACTACCAAGAAACTTGGCAAATCGATAATTACGTTGGAATCAAAAATCCATATACCTATACGACTGCCGGAAATACGTTTACCAATCAATCATTTGTTAGTGCTGAATTTATCTACAATTGGAATGATACTAAATTAAAGCAATTAATGGTTGACAATCAATGGGAGTATTATACGTTAAATCTAAATATCCCATCACTCACTTATGACGGGAACACAGTAACGAATAATGCCTCCTTGAACTTCAGTAGCTTTTATATCCCACCTGGAGCGATGACTGCTGGACCAAATATCGTTGATTTTAATTTGCCTGATCCTATTACTAATAGACGTACTACAGGGATGAATCAAGATATTGGTTTTGGTAGTTGGGCTGATAACATAGGGAAACCGCTGCTGATGCGTGGACAGAAGACGTATATTGGTGGGTGGCACATACAATTTAATCCACCAGAAAACACGAAATCGGATCAGATTATTCAGTGGAATACCAATGGGTACAGATACGATGATTCACGGCAACCATATAATCAACAAACAGAGCCCGATAATTCGACACGTCCATATTTGACCTATGGTGTTAGAAATAATGGTGAGGCAATGCCTAGTTTAACTGTCCCTACTACGATTCAACTTGCTGAAGCATATACTTGGTATCCTACGGTAGAAGAAGCTCAAGCAGCAGGGAAAATTGGAGCTGTTCGCTTCCAATTCCCCCTAAATGTAGAAACTGGGTTAAGCAATTGGAATGGGGTACCAGTTACCGTCATTGGGGATCCTGGTTCAAAAGATGCCAATGGAGATCCCTACGTTGTCTTAAGTTCGGCAGGGCTCAAAACAGCCGATAGTACACTTATTCGATCTCTTCCTGGCAGCGCGGGTACTACTTTTATTCCTGCTATTTGGAATGCAGATGGCAGTGACATTGCCGTTCCTTATAATACTACAACTGGAGTTCCAGCATATGTTATTGGTACCAATGCCTTCATTCAAGACTTTGGTATCACGACAAGTACGGAAGTAGAAAAATCCTTGTACCAAACAACAGAGCCTATTGCTATAAAAGTTCGAGGATCTTTGGAAGGCTCGGAAGAAATCAGCTATGATACTGCACTGAACACCACGTTACCTATAGGAATCAATTACCTAGCCGGTTCAGCCAAAGATGCTCATGACCATCCATTACCCGATCCATATATTACGGAAAATGAAGATGGCACAACAACCTTGCGCTGGGTCTTCCCAAACTCTTCCTTGGCTACGGGTACAGAGGTCAATTTCCTGGCAGAAAGCGATATGTCCAAACTCACCTTTAACGATTTAGGGATCACTCCTCCACTTGTTGTACGAACCATCGGAGAAATGTGGGTTTCTGATGAACCATCCCTACAGGACACCCGCTCAGAGTTGTCTCGTTCTTCTCAGGATCAGTTTGTCGAAGAACTGATCCAGATCCTATCACTCAATAAGCGAGTGGATAAAGTAGCCATTGAGGAAGGCAATCATGAGATGGCGCCTTTGACCTCAGCTGATGCGGAGACCGCTTTCACTTATACGATTGCATCGACCAATAGTGCCACGCAGTTGGCGCAGGATTTCCGCTTGTTGGATGTCTTACCGTATAACGGGGACTCTCGTGGCTCTTCCTTCAATGGTACATTAGAAGTTGCTTCCGTTTCTGTTGACACAACAGGTGAGTATCAAATCTACTACACAACCAGTGAAATCGACGATACGATCAATCCGAATGCAGTCGATTTATCGGGCTGGTCGCAATATATGCCCGGAAGTAGTTCACCAAATGAAATCCAGCAAGCTAGAGCGATCATGCTGACGAAAGATAATCTAGCCGTCGGAGAAACAGTGACCTTGTCAATCACTGTTCAGCCAGACGGTCAACTAGCCGGAGACCATTATGAAAATATTGCAACCATGAATGCGCTCGTTGATCTACCCGTCCATTCACAAAAAACAGTCACTCATGTGTACGGTCGTGATCTAAGCGGCATTGTTTGGGAAGATACCAATCGGGATGGTTTATTCAATAATGATGAAGTGTTATTACCAGATATTCCGGTAAAACTTTATCGCACGAGTTCATTACATCCCGATGAAATCACTGATGTTCTTGTGGAACATGATCTAAAAGGCAATGTATTGATTGACGAATTAGGGAATTCAACGGTTACAACAGATGCTGAAGGTAAATACATCTTTAAACATCTCCCAGAAGGAATCTATGTGGTTGAATTCCAAATCGAAGATAAAATCCAACGGCGAGAGATTGCAGTAACCACACCGATGGTCGGTAGTGATCCCGCAATCAATTCGAAAGCGCACCAAACGAATTTTAAGACCAATGAATATCTTGCGGAACCTTTAGAAAATCTCCCTGGAATGACTACAAGCGAAGATCCAGTCTTCCATATTCCTCATTTAAATCTAGGGATTCTTAGCACCTTAGGGGATATCTACTTGTATAAATTTGAAACAGGTACAACACAAGATGAGAACAATGATGGCCAGCCAGATATCGATGAAGAAAATCAGCTGGTCGGTGGGACGAAGCTTGCAGGCGCTGAATTCGTCTTGCAAGAAAAAGAAACAGGCGATGCTGTTCAGACGATGACAACCGATGCCAATGGCCGCATCTACTTTGAAGATATTCCATTCGGTGAGTATGAATTGATTGAAACCAAAGCACCGGAGGGTTATGAATTATTGAAACAACAAATCGATGTCACGGTGGATGCGGACAACATGGTCGTTCACCTCTTCGCTGAAGATGACTTGATCACTGAATTTCCATTTGCTGGTAACAACTCTATCATGCAGCTCCTATTGATTATCGCTGCAAGTCTATCACTCGTCGGGTTGATTGGTGTAGGCGTGAAGTATTCTCGAGAAGGAATGGAGCGAAAAAAAGGAGGAGCGAAAAAAGATGAGTAA
- a CDS encoding helix-turn-helix domain-containing protein: MRQTSNNYAHVGEILNTIRKKKKISTKTIFAAGITRPTYYRFVRGEGEINLINFLKLLHILGIELSELEAVIPILMPETRLLENELTDAISAMDATALKKIKKKALIRFKETNELKYRYIFLRAEIMYNKWTDNSQQLLLVIRQIKDYLDSIDLWTNGELLLFSSITETLSYEEYEYFFKQFLLRRKNHEEQLDPIVLDLLYIGYYDTALNSKNKLNVDRATRFVLKRKPNRHNYRFRIWRLFVHAARISLTKDYDLGLKKFEQLQKIIVYIFKEDFTGEFELNALQEMWKKVQIIVHQENLSETVTT, encoded by the coding sequence ATGCGCCAGACATCGAATAACTATGCACATGTAGGTGAAATTTTAAATACCATTCGGAAAAAGAAAAAAATATCGACTAAAACGATCTTTGCTGCTGGAATCACACGGCCAACGTATTACCGATTTGTTCGTGGCGAAGGTGAAATCAACTTGATCAATTTTCTTAAACTATTGCATATTCTTGGCATCGAATTGAGTGAGTTAGAAGCAGTGATCCCTATACTTATGCCTGAAACACGCCTCTTAGAGAACGAACTGACCGATGCAATCTCTGCAATGGATGCTACAGCCTTAAAAAAAATAAAAAAGAAGGCGTTAATAAGATTTAAAGAAACAAATGAACTGAAGTATCGATATATTTTTTTACGTGCTGAAATTATGTATAACAAGTGGACAGACAATAGCCAACAGCTCCTTCTAGTCATTAGGCAAATCAAAGATTACTTAGACAGTATTGATTTATGGACAAATGGTGAGCTCCTGCTTTTCTCCTCGATTACCGAAACTTTATCGTACGAAGAATATGAATATTTTTTCAAACAATTTTTATTACGTCGCAAAAACCACGAAGAACAACTAGATCCGATCGTATTAGATCTGCTTTATATCGGTTATTATGACACAGCATTGAATTCAAAAAATAAATTGAATGTGGATCGTGCAACTCGATTTGTTTTAAAAAGAAAACCTAACAGGCATAATTATCGCTTTAGAATTTGGCGATTATTCGTTCACGCAGCCAGAATTTCCTTAACTAAAGATTACGATCTCGGCTTAAAAAAATTTGAACAACTGCAAAAAATCATCGTCTATATTTTTAAAGAGGATTTTACAGGAGAATTTGAATTGAATGCACTGCAAGAAATGTGGAAAAAGGTGCAGATCATCGTCCATCAAGAAAACTTGTCTGAAACAGTCACCACATGA
- the truA gene encoding tRNA pseudouridine(38-40) synthase TruA: protein MRNIKLTIEYDGKRYSGWQRLGNDEKTIQGKIEAIISQMTGETIEIIGSGRTDAGTHARGQVANFKTASTMSRMEMLDFLNRYLPRDIVVKEVEEVPERFHARYNAKGKKYSYYVWNAPIPTVFERNHSFDYPKQLDLQKMEEACQRLVGKHDFIGFSALKKTKKSTVRTIEELSIQQEGNMLHFIFVGDGFLYKMVRILMGTILDIGSGKAELSLIDTVFETKIRQQAGETVPAHALFLDEVYY, encoded by the coding sequence ATGAGAAATATAAAATTAACGATCGAATATGATGGGAAAAGATATTCTGGTTGGCAACGACTGGGGAATGACGAAAAAACCATTCAAGGAAAAATTGAAGCAATTATTTCGCAAATGACAGGTGAAACAATTGAAATCATTGGTTCTGGCCGTACAGACGCTGGCACACATGCAAGAGGACAAGTGGCTAATTTCAAAACGGCGAGTACGATGAGTCGAATGGAAATGTTAGATTTCCTCAATCGTTACTTGCCTAGAGATATCGTGGTGAAAGAAGTCGAAGAAGTGCCTGAACGCTTCCATGCCAGATACAATGCAAAAGGCAAAAAATATAGCTATTATGTCTGGAATGCACCAATCCCAACAGTTTTTGAGCGGAATCACAGCTTTGATTATCCAAAACAGCTCGACTTGCAAAAAATGGAAGAAGCTTGTCAAAGACTAGTAGGCAAACATGACTTTATTGGTTTTTCAGCATTGAAGAAAACAAAAAAATCAACGGTACGTACGATTGAAGAACTGTCGATTCAACAAGAAGGCAATATGCTTCATTTTATATTCGTAGGGGATGGTTTTTTATATAAAATGGTTCGGATATTGATGGGAACAATCTTGGATATCGGTTCAGGCAAAGCAGAGTTGTCGTTGATCGATACGGTTTTTGAAACGAAAATCAGACAGCAAGCAGGCGAGACAGTTCCCGCACACGCACTTTTTTTAGATGAAGTGTATTATTAA